The following are encoded in a window of Roseivirga misakiensis genomic DNA:
- a CDS encoding metallophosphoesterase, giving the protein MTISPVVFILLIALMIWMDYYAYQATRLVIKEKSAGFRKTVRAIYLAQAITLIVLTISLRWTTSGTVSSMFSLSIIFMAYTAKLIAIIITFIDDIRRVLSLFFSGRKRRYEKRVASGQKMPRSKFLARSAVVMATLPIVTMSFGIVRGAYDYRIRRRKVYLPNLPKAFEGIKVAQLSDIHSGSFYDKVAVQGGIEMLMAEKPDLVFFTGDLVNNQTKEVSEYVDLFSKVKADLGVYSTLGNHDYGDYLRWSSIGAKKRNLEDMIKTHELMGWKLLMNQNEAIRVGTDQISILGVENWGAGRFAKYGQLDQAALNAEGDVKLLLSHDPSHWDAQIRNQQPDIDLTFSGHTHGMQLGVEIGDFRWSPSKYIYKQWADLYQEGNQYLYVNRGFGFLGFPGRIGILPEITLLELTSRPIA; this is encoded by the coding sequence ATGACTATTTCTCCAGTCGTATTTATCCTTTTAATCGCCTTAATGATATGGATGGATTACTATGCCTACCAAGCAACTCGCTTGGTCATTAAGGAGAAATCGGCAGGCTTTAGGAAAACAGTTCGAGCTATCTATCTGGCACAGGCCATTACACTTATTGTACTAACGATATCACTCAGGTGGACAACATCGGGAACAGTAAGCTCTATGTTTTCCCTTTCTATAATATTCATGGCCTACACCGCTAAGCTAATCGCCATAATCATCACATTTATTGATGATATCAGACGTGTGCTCTCTTTGTTTTTCTCAGGACGGAAGAGGAGGTACGAGAAAAGGGTCGCTTCGGGCCAAAAGATGCCAAGGTCTAAATTCCTAGCCAGAAGTGCAGTGGTCATGGCAACCTTACCCATCGTAACCATGAGTTTTGGCATAGTAAGGGGTGCCTACGATTATAGAATAAGAAGAAGAAAAGTTTACTTACCGAATTTACCGAAGGCTTTTGAAGGGATTAAAGTAGCACAGCTTTCAGATATCCACAGCGGTAGTTTTTATGATAAAGTCGCGGTTCAAGGTGGTATTGAAATGCTCATGGCAGAAAAACCAGATCTGGTGTTCTTTACAGGAGACCTTGTCAATAATCAGACGAAAGAAGTAAGCGAGTATGTCGACCTATTTTCAAAAGTAAAGGCTGATCTGGGAGTTTATTCAACCCTTGGTAATCATGACTATGGAGATTATTTGAGATGGTCTTCGATAGGTGCAAAGAAAAGGAATCTTGAGGATATGATTAAGACTCATGAACTGATGGGATGGAAACTACTCATGAATCAAAATGAGGCCATTCGAGTCGGAACTGATCAGATTTCTATTTTGGGAGTGGAGAATTGGGGAGCAGGTCGATTTGCAAAATATGGCCAATTAGATCAAGCAGCCTTGAATGCCGAAGGAGATGTGAAATTGCTCTTATCGCACGACCCTAGTCACTGGGATGCACAAATCAGAAATCAACAACCCGATATAGACCTTACTTTTTCAGGCCATACCCATGGGATGCAATTAGGGGTGGAAATAGGTGATTTCAGGTGGAGCCCTTCCAAATACATCTACAAACAATGGGCTGATTTGTATCAAGAAGGAAATCAATATCTATATGTCAACAGAGGCTTCGGGTTTCTAGGATTTCCAGGTCGTATCGGGATTTTACCAGAAATCACCCTATTAGAATTAACCTCTAGGCCGATCGCCTAG
- a CDS encoding efflux RND transporter permease subunit, with protein sequence MAKENEKQIVDKEFGLTSLSLRNKITVYVLTLLIVFAGIYSYITLPKENFPEVEQPTVYVSTAHPGNSPEDIESLITRELEKEINTIEGVDNIQSTSVQDFSAIVVEFQVGVDVDEAVIDVKDAVDRAKSELPNDLKTDPNVIKFSFSENFPILNVNLTDPTKTLDELNDIAEFLEDEIEKFAQVSKVNIVGVDEKEVKIKVDPFKLEARKVTFNDIENAISSENLTLSGGNVIADGIRRNVRVIGEFDDPSQMEDIIISNENGNIVYLKDVATVEFDYKDKQNYARLDLDPVVKIDVMKRSGENLLIATDNIMALLDESVENGQIPETTKVTITNDQSKDTREQVSSLGNNIIFGVILVVTVLLFFLGTRNSLFVGMAIPLSMFMALMILGLAGITINTMTLFGLIMALGMLVDNGIVVVENVYRLMEEGLSPMAATRRGVGEVALPIISSTATTLAAFIPLAFWPGIIGEFMLYLPLTLIITLGSSLFVALVINPVFISSFMKVDGQKMYDHRKILIRSGLAIIAGLVFSFVLSVPPLGNLLMLIGVITLLNVYVLGPLSSRFQASFLPALERRYVRVLKSAVKHPFLYLGGAFMTLVISLGIFGAFQPNVLFFPENEPKYVNVFVEYPVGTDIEVTNDFSKDIEAQVLKIIEPYQSIVESVSTNVSQGAADPNDPTAVGQSEEPHKARITVNFIESKLRGDLNTKDVMNDIREQVKLQPGVTLTVDKDAAGPPTGKPINLELIGEDLQTLISLGEDVQQKIAESGIQGIEKLKSSLELGKPELVIDIDRDNARRFGLSTYSIANEIRTALFGKEVSKYKEGEDNYEINVRLNQDYRYDVDALMNKNITFRDQSSGKLVQVPISSVADVRYSSTYGSIKRKDLDRVVTLSSNVLAGANATEINDQLKLLMADYDMPAGYSYAFTGEAEEQAENMAFLAKALLIAVFMIFLIIVSQFNKITAPFIIMVSVLLSTIGVFLGLVIFNMEFVVIMTMVGIIALAGIVVNNAIVLIDFIELTRKRRRKELGIPEDGKLPMEEVVNSIIAAGKTRLRPVLLTAITTILGLVPLAVGLNIDFIGAFVSYNADFYVGGDNVIFWGPMSWTIIFGLTFATFFTLIMVPTMYLLADRVIYRIARWRGDANIIDMTQTSGGSKEVLA encoded by the coding sequence ATGGCTAAAGAGAACGAAAAACAGATAGTTGATAAGGAATTTGGGTTAACCTCCCTTTCCTTACGCAATAAGATTACGGTCTACGTACTGACACTACTCATAGTGTTTGCAGGTATATACTCGTACATAACATTGCCAAAAGAGAATTTTCCGGAAGTAGAGCAACCAACGGTTTACGTCAGTACGGCGCACCCTGGTAACTCTCCAGAAGATATCGAAAGCTTGATCACAAGAGAGCTAGAAAAGGAAATCAATACGATTGAAGGCGTAGATAATATTCAGTCTACTTCAGTTCAAGATTTCTCTGCAATAGTAGTAGAATTTCAGGTGGGTGTAGATGTAGATGAAGCAGTCATCGATGTGAAAGATGCCGTGGATAGAGCTAAATCAGAACTTCCAAACGACCTGAAAACGGATCCGAATGTGATCAAATTTAGCTTCTCGGAAAACTTCCCAATCCTCAATGTCAACTTAACAGATCCGACAAAAACGTTGGATGAGTTGAATGATATTGCTGAGTTCTTGGAAGATGAAATCGAGAAGTTTGCACAGGTTTCTAAAGTAAATATCGTTGGGGTTGATGAGAAAGAAGTCAAAATCAAAGTTGATCCATTCAAGCTAGAAGCTAGAAAAGTCACTTTCAATGACATAGAAAACGCTATTTCATCAGAGAACTTAACGCTTTCGGGTGGTAATGTGATCGCTGACGGTATTAGAAGAAACGTCCGTGTGATTGGTGAATTTGATGATCCTTCTCAGATGGAAGACATCATCATTAGTAATGAAAACGGAAATATCGTTTATCTAAAGGATGTCGCTACAGTTGAGTTTGATTATAAAGACAAACAAAACTATGCACGCCTTGACCTGGACCCGGTGGTGAAGATAGACGTGATGAAAAGAAGTGGTGAGAACTTATTGATCGCTACAGATAACATTATGGCACTTTTAGATGAAAGTGTTGAAAATGGTCAGATTCCAGAAACTACAAAAGTGACCATTACAAATGACCAGTCTAAAGACACAAGAGAGCAAGTAAGCAGCTTAGGTAACAACATTATTTTTGGTGTAATCCTGGTAGTTACTGTTCTATTATTCTTCCTAGGTACAAGAAACTCACTTTTCGTGGGTATGGCCATCCCATTATCCATGTTTATGGCATTAATGATTCTCGGTTTAGCTGGAATCACTATTAACACAATGACGCTGTTTGGACTAATTATGGCCTTGGGTATGTTGGTAGATAATGGTATTGTGGTTGTAGAAAACGTATATCGTTTGATGGAAGAAGGGCTAAGCCCAATGGCTGCCACACGAAGAGGTGTTGGTGAAGTGGCCCTGCCGATTATTTCCTCAACCGCTACTACACTTGCTGCCTTTATTCCTTTGGCATTCTGGCCTGGAATTATCGGTGAGTTCATGCTTTACTTGCCGTTAACCTTAATCATCACTTTAGGATCGTCATTGTTCGTAGCGCTTGTGATTAACCCAGTGTTCATCTCTAGCTTCATGAAAGTAGATGGTCAGAAAATGTATGATCACAGGAAAATCTTAATCAGATCTGGTTTGGCAATAATCGCTGGTTTAGTGTTCTCTTTTGTGCTATCAGTTCCACCACTTGGCAATCTGTTAATGCTTATTGGTGTAATCACTTTATTGAATGTTTATGTATTAGGTCCACTTTCTTCCAGATTCCAAGCTAGTTTTCTACCAGCCTTAGAAAGAAGGTATGTCAGGGTCCTAAAGAGTGCAGTAAAACATCCTTTCCTTTATCTAGGAGGCGCATTTATGACTTTGGTGATATCACTAGGAATATTTGGTGCATTTCAACCAAATGTGCTTTTCTTCCCTGAAAATGAGCCTAAATATGTGAATGTGTTTGTGGAGTACCCGGTAGGAACTGACATAGAGGTGACCAATGATTTTTCAAAGGATATTGAAGCACAAGTACTTAAAATAATTGAGCCTTATCAGAGTATCGTTGAATCTGTATCCACGAACGTGAGTCAAGGAGCCGCTGATCCGAATGACCCAACGGCAGTTGGTCAGTCTGAGGAGCCGCACAAGGCACGAATTACAGTAAACTTTATTGAAAGTAAGCTGCGTGGCGATCTGAACACGAAAGATGTAATGAATGACATCCGAGAGCAAGTGAAGCTACAGCCAGGAGTTACGCTAACTGTCGATAAGGATGCAGCGGGACCTCCAACAGGTAAGCCAATTAACTTGGAGCTAATCGGTGAGGATTTACAGACATTGATCAGCCTTGGCGAAGATGTGCAACAGAAGATAGCAGAATCAGGAATTCAAGGGATTGAAAAACTGAAAAGCTCGCTTGAATTGGGAAAGCCAGAACTGGTCATCGACATCGATAGAGATAATGCTAGGCGATTCGGATTGTCTACCTATTCTATTGCCAATGAGATTAGAACTGCACTTTTTGGAAAGGAAGTATCTAAATACAAAGAAGGTGAGGATAACTATGAGATTAACGTAAGACTAAATCAGGATTACCGATACGATGTTGATGCTTTGATGAACAAGAACATCACTTTCAGAGATCAGAGTTCAGGGAAACTTGTACAGGTACCTATCTCTTCTGTAGCCGATGTAAGATATAGCTCAACATATGGTTCGATTAAGAGAAAGGATTTGGACAGAGTGGTAACGTTAAGTTCAAACGTTTTAGCGGGAGCCAATGCCACTGAAATCAATGATCAGTTGAAATTGTTAATGGCAGATTATGATATGCCGGCAGGCTACAGCTACGCCTTTACAGGTGAAGCGGAAGAGCAAGCTGAGAACATGGCCTTTTTGGCAAAAGCGCTTTTAATTGCTGTATTCATGATCTTCTTAATCATTGTATCGCAGTTCAATAAAATTACGGCGCCATTCATTATCATGGTTTCTGTACTACTCAGTACCATTGGTGTGTTCTTAGGCCTTGTAATATTTAACATGGAGTTTGTGGTCATCATGACCATGGTAGGAATTATCGCGCTTGCAGGAATTGTGGTAAACAACGCCATTGTATTGATTGACTTCATTGAGCTAACACGAAAAAGAAGAAGAAAAGAGTTGGGCATACCAGAAGATGGCAAGTTACCAATGGAAGAAGTGGTTAACTCTATTATTGCGGCAGGTAAGACAAGGTTAAGGCCAGTATTATTAACTGCTATTACTACAATTTTAGGGTTAGTTCCGCTAGCGGTAGGTCTGAACATAGACTTTATCGGTGCATTTGTGAGCTACAATGCAGACTTCTATGTGGGTGGTGACAACGTGATTTTCTGGGGGCCAATGTCTTGGACGATCATCTTCGGACTGACGTTTGCGACATTCTTTACACTCATCATGGTACCGACCATGTATCTACTTGCCGACAGAGTGATTTATAGAATTGCTCGATGGAGAGGAGATGCAAATATTATAGATATGACACAAACATCTGGAGGGTCGAAAGAGGTTTTGGCCTGA